From a region of the Odontesthes bonariensis isolate fOdoBon6 chromosome 4, fOdoBon6.hap1, whole genome shotgun sequence genome:
- the klhl2 gene encoding kelch-like protein 2 isoform X1, translating to MRARARVCVLTFPSGRLTDGAALTETAASRCTRLCPHSLDKEDGVERQGPVTLNPRHMRKAFKVMNELRSQSLLCDVTIVAEDVEIAAHRVVLAAGSPYFHAMFTGEMAESRAKRVRIKEMDGWTLGLLVDYIYTAEIQVTEDNVQALLPAAGLLQLNEVKKASCEFLSSQLHPSNCLGIRAFADLHACSQLLAQANNYAEQHFTEVVGSEEFLNLGMEQVSSLIASDKLTIPTEEKVFEAVIAWVNHDKDVRQEHLAHLMEHVRLPLLSREYLVQRVEEESLIKNSSACKDYLIEAMKYHLLPADQRALMKTARTRTRTPACCPKVMVVVGGQAPKAIRSVECYDFEEQRWYQVAELPTRRCRAGVVYMGGCVYAVGGFNGSLRVRTVDCYDPMMDRWTSVSSMQDRRSTLGASVLHGLLYAIGGFDGSTGLSTIEAYNAKTDEWFHVLPMSTRRSSVGVGVVSGILYAVGGYDGATRQCLSTVEAYNPKSNTWSYIAEMGTRRSGAGVGVLKGLLYAVGGHDGPLVRKSCEVYDPASNSWRQVADMNMCRRNAGVCAVNNLLYVVGGDDGSCNLASVEFYNPNSDKWTLLPNCMSTGRSYAGVTVIDKPL from the exons GTGCACTAGACTTTGTCCGCACTCGCTGGACAAAGAGGACGGAGTCGAGAGGCAAGGTCCCGTCACTTTAAACCCTCGGCACATGAGGAAGGCGTTCAAAGTCATGAACGAGCTACGCAG CCAAAGCCTGTTGTGTGATGTGACCATAGTGGCAGAGGATGTAGAGATCGCTGCTCACAGAGTGGTGCTGGCTGCTGGAAGCCCTTACTTCCACGCTATGTTCACCG GGGAGATGGCAGAGAGCCGGGCGAAACGAGTTAGAATAAAAGAGATGGATGGCTGGACCTTGGGTCTGCTGGTAGACTACATCTACACAGCAGAGATACAAGTCACAGAGGATAATGTTCAG GCGCTGTTGCCTGCAGCAGGACTACTCCAGCTCAATGAGGTGAAAAAGGCTAGTTGTGAGTttctcagctctcagctccatCCGTCTAACTGTCTGGGGATTCGAGCCTTCGCTGACCTACACGCCTGCTCCCAGCTTCTGGCACAGGCTAACAACTATGCAG AGCAACATTTCACTGAGGTGGTTGGAAGCGAAGAGTTTCTCAATTTGGGCATGGAGCAAGTGTCCAGCCTGATTGCCAGCGACAAGCTCACCATCCCCACAGAAGAGAAG GTTTTTGAGGCTGTGATAGCTTGGGTCAACCATGACAAAGATGTCCGCCAGGAACACTTGGCTCACCTGATGGAGCATGTTCGCTTGCCACTCCTCTCCAGAGAATACCTGGTGCAG CGGGTGGAGGAGGAGTCCCTGATAAAAAATAGCAGTGCATGTAAAGACTACCTGATTGAGGCCATGAAGTACCACCTACTGCCAGCTGACCAGAGAGCTCTGATGAAAACTGCTCGCACTCGCACGAGAACTCCAGCCTGCTGTCCTAAG GTGATGGTGGTGGTAGGAGGTCAGGCTCCTAAGGCTATCCGGAGTGTTGAGTGTTACGACTTTGAGGAGCAGCGATGGTACCAGGTGGCCGAACTCCCAACCAGGAGATGCAGAGCAG gtgTGGTGTACATGGGTGGGTGTGTGTACGCGGTTGGTGGTTTCAACGGCTCTCTGCGTGTGCGGACGGTCGACTGTTACGACCCGATGATGGACCGCTGGACGAGCGTTAGCAGTATGCAGGACCGGCGATCAACACTAGGGGCTTCAGTTCTCCACGGACTCCTCTACGCTATCGGAGGCTTTGACGGCAGCACAG GTTTGTCCACAATTGAGGCGTACAACGCCAAGACGGATGAGTGGTTCCATGTGTTGCCCATGAGCACCCGACGTAGCAGTGTGGGAGTTGGTGTTGTCAGCG GGATCCTGTATGCTGTCGGAGGTTATGATGGAGCCACGAGGCAATGTTTAAGTACGGTAGAGGCTTACAACCCTAAAAGTAACACATGGAGCTATATAGCAGAGATGGGCACGAGACGCAGTGGagcag GTGTAGGTGTGTTAAAAGGTTTACTGTATGCTGTGGGGGGGCATGATGGTCCATTGGTGAGGAAGAGCTGTGAAGTTTATGATCCAGCCTCCAACAGCTGGCGACAAGTAGCCGACATGAACATGTGTCGACGCAACGCGG gtgtgtgTGCTGTGAACAACTTACTGTATGTGGTGGGAGGAGATGATGGCAGCTGCAATTTGGCCTCTGTGGAGTTCTACAATCCAAACTCTGATAAGTGGACGCTACTGCCGAACTGCATGAGCACAGGCCGCAGTTATGCAG GTGTGACTGTGATTGACAAGCCCTTATGA
- the klhl2 gene encoding kelch-like protein 2 isoform X2 encodes MVHAAGPSFQPLKNTGIMDSHPLCTRLCPHSLDKEDGVERQGPVTLNPRHMRKAFKVMNELRSQSLLCDVTIVAEDVEIAAHRVVLAAGSPYFHAMFTGEMAESRAKRVRIKEMDGWTLGLLVDYIYTAEIQVTEDNVQALLPAAGLLQLNEVKKASCEFLSSQLHPSNCLGIRAFADLHACSQLLAQANNYAEQHFTEVVGSEEFLNLGMEQVSSLIASDKLTIPTEEKVFEAVIAWVNHDKDVRQEHLAHLMEHVRLPLLSREYLVQRVEEESLIKNSSACKDYLIEAMKYHLLPADQRALMKTARTRTRTPACCPKVMVVVGGQAPKAIRSVECYDFEEQRWYQVAELPTRRCRAGVVYMGGCVYAVGGFNGSLRVRTVDCYDPMMDRWTSVSSMQDRRSTLGASVLHGLLYAIGGFDGSTGLSTIEAYNAKTDEWFHVLPMSTRRSSVGVGVVSGILYAVGGYDGATRQCLSTVEAYNPKSNTWSYIAEMGTRRSGAGVGVLKGLLYAVGGHDGPLVRKSCEVYDPASNSWRQVADMNMCRRNAGVCAVNNLLYVVGGDDGSCNLASVEFYNPNSDKWTLLPNCMSTGRSYAGVTVIDKPL; translated from the exons GTGCACTAGACTTTGTCCGCACTCGCTGGACAAAGAGGACGGAGTCGAGAGGCAAGGTCCCGTCACTTTAAACCCTCGGCACATGAGGAAGGCGTTCAAAGTCATGAACGAGCTACGCAG CCAAAGCCTGTTGTGTGATGTGACCATAGTGGCAGAGGATGTAGAGATCGCTGCTCACAGAGTGGTGCTGGCTGCTGGAAGCCCTTACTTCCACGCTATGTTCACCG GGGAGATGGCAGAGAGCCGGGCGAAACGAGTTAGAATAAAAGAGATGGATGGCTGGACCTTGGGTCTGCTGGTAGACTACATCTACACAGCAGAGATACAAGTCACAGAGGATAATGTTCAG GCGCTGTTGCCTGCAGCAGGACTACTCCAGCTCAATGAGGTGAAAAAGGCTAGTTGTGAGTttctcagctctcagctccatCCGTCTAACTGTCTGGGGATTCGAGCCTTCGCTGACCTACACGCCTGCTCCCAGCTTCTGGCACAGGCTAACAACTATGCAG AGCAACATTTCACTGAGGTGGTTGGAAGCGAAGAGTTTCTCAATTTGGGCATGGAGCAAGTGTCCAGCCTGATTGCCAGCGACAAGCTCACCATCCCCACAGAAGAGAAG GTTTTTGAGGCTGTGATAGCTTGGGTCAACCATGACAAAGATGTCCGCCAGGAACACTTGGCTCACCTGATGGAGCATGTTCGCTTGCCACTCCTCTCCAGAGAATACCTGGTGCAG CGGGTGGAGGAGGAGTCCCTGATAAAAAATAGCAGTGCATGTAAAGACTACCTGATTGAGGCCATGAAGTACCACCTACTGCCAGCTGACCAGAGAGCTCTGATGAAAACTGCTCGCACTCGCACGAGAACTCCAGCCTGCTGTCCTAAG GTGATGGTGGTGGTAGGAGGTCAGGCTCCTAAGGCTATCCGGAGTGTTGAGTGTTACGACTTTGAGGAGCAGCGATGGTACCAGGTGGCCGAACTCCCAACCAGGAGATGCAGAGCAG gtgTGGTGTACATGGGTGGGTGTGTGTACGCGGTTGGTGGTTTCAACGGCTCTCTGCGTGTGCGGACGGTCGACTGTTACGACCCGATGATGGACCGCTGGACGAGCGTTAGCAGTATGCAGGACCGGCGATCAACACTAGGGGCTTCAGTTCTCCACGGACTCCTCTACGCTATCGGAGGCTTTGACGGCAGCACAG GTTTGTCCACAATTGAGGCGTACAACGCCAAGACGGATGAGTGGTTCCATGTGTTGCCCATGAGCACCCGACGTAGCAGTGTGGGAGTTGGTGTTGTCAGCG GGATCCTGTATGCTGTCGGAGGTTATGATGGAGCCACGAGGCAATGTTTAAGTACGGTAGAGGCTTACAACCCTAAAAGTAACACATGGAGCTATATAGCAGAGATGGGCACGAGACGCAGTGGagcag GTGTAGGTGTGTTAAAAGGTTTACTGTATGCTGTGGGGGGGCATGATGGTCCATTGGTGAGGAAGAGCTGTGAAGTTTATGATCCAGCCTCCAACAGCTGGCGACAAGTAGCCGACATGAACATGTGTCGACGCAACGCGG gtgtgtgTGCTGTGAACAACTTACTGTATGTGGTGGGAGGAGATGATGGCAGCTGCAATTTGGCCTCTGTGGAGTTCTACAATCCAAACTCTGATAAGTGGACGCTACTGCCGAACTGCATGAGCACAGGCCGCAGTTATGCAG GTGTGACTGTGATTGACAAGCCCTTATGA
- the klhl2 gene encoding kelch-like protein 2 isoform X3 codes for MRKAFKVMNELRSQSLLCDVTIVAEDVEIAAHRVVLAAGSPYFHAMFTGEMAESRAKRVRIKEMDGWTLGLLVDYIYTAEIQVTEDNVQALLPAAGLLQLNEVKKASCEFLSSQLHPSNCLGIRAFADLHACSQLLAQANNYAEQHFTEVVGSEEFLNLGMEQVSSLIASDKLTIPTEEKVFEAVIAWVNHDKDVRQEHLAHLMEHVRLPLLSREYLVQRVEEESLIKNSSACKDYLIEAMKYHLLPADQRALMKTARTRTRTPACCPKVMVVVGGQAPKAIRSVECYDFEEQRWYQVAELPTRRCRAGVVYMGGCVYAVGGFNGSLRVRTVDCYDPMMDRWTSVSSMQDRRSTLGASVLHGLLYAIGGFDGSTGLSTIEAYNAKTDEWFHVLPMSTRRSSVGVGVVSGILYAVGGYDGATRQCLSTVEAYNPKSNTWSYIAEMGTRRSGAGVGVLKGLLYAVGGHDGPLVRKSCEVYDPASNSWRQVADMNMCRRNAGVCAVNNLLYVVGGDDGSCNLASVEFYNPNSDKWTLLPNCMSTGRSYAGVTVIDKPL; via the exons ATGAGGAAGGCGTTCAAAGTCATGAACGAGCTACGCAG CCAAAGCCTGTTGTGTGATGTGACCATAGTGGCAGAGGATGTAGAGATCGCTGCTCACAGAGTGGTGCTGGCTGCTGGAAGCCCTTACTTCCACGCTATGTTCACCG GGGAGATGGCAGAGAGCCGGGCGAAACGAGTTAGAATAAAAGAGATGGATGGCTGGACCTTGGGTCTGCTGGTAGACTACATCTACACAGCAGAGATACAAGTCACAGAGGATAATGTTCAG GCGCTGTTGCCTGCAGCAGGACTACTCCAGCTCAATGAGGTGAAAAAGGCTAGTTGTGAGTttctcagctctcagctccatCCGTCTAACTGTCTGGGGATTCGAGCCTTCGCTGACCTACACGCCTGCTCCCAGCTTCTGGCACAGGCTAACAACTATGCAG AGCAACATTTCACTGAGGTGGTTGGAAGCGAAGAGTTTCTCAATTTGGGCATGGAGCAAGTGTCCAGCCTGATTGCCAGCGACAAGCTCACCATCCCCACAGAAGAGAAG GTTTTTGAGGCTGTGATAGCTTGGGTCAACCATGACAAAGATGTCCGCCAGGAACACTTGGCTCACCTGATGGAGCATGTTCGCTTGCCACTCCTCTCCAGAGAATACCTGGTGCAG CGGGTGGAGGAGGAGTCCCTGATAAAAAATAGCAGTGCATGTAAAGACTACCTGATTGAGGCCATGAAGTACCACCTACTGCCAGCTGACCAGAGAGCTCTGATGAAAACTGCTCGCACTCGCACGAGAACTCCAGCCTGCTGTCCTAAG GTGATGGTGGTGGTAGGAGGTCAGGCTCCTAAGGCTATCCGGAGTGTTGAGTGTTACGACTTTGAGGAGCAGCGATGGTACCAGGTGGCCGAACTCCCAACCAGGAGATGCAGAGCAG gtgTGGTGTACATGGGTGGGTGTGTGTACGCGGTTGGTGGTTTCAACGGCTCTCTGCGTGTGCGGACGGTCGACTGTTACGACCCGATGATGGACCGCTGGACGAGCGTTAGCAGTATGCAGGACCGGCGATCAACACTAGGGGCTTCAGTTCTCCACGGACTCCTCTACGCTATCGGAGGCTTTGACGGCAGCACAG GTTTGTCCACAATTGAGGCGTACAACGCCAAGACGGATGAGTGGTTCCATGTGTTGCCCATGAGCACCCGACGTAGCAGTGTGGGAGTTGGTGTTGTCAGCG GGATCCTGTATGCTGTCGGAGGTTATGATGGAGCCACGAGGCAATGTTTAAGTACGGTAGAGGCTTACAACCCTAAAAGTAACACATGGAGCTATATAGCAGAGATGGGCACGAGACGCAGTGGagcag GTGTAGGTGTGTTAAAAGGTTTACTGTATGCTGTGGGGGGGCATGATGGTCCATTGGTGAGGAAGAGCTGTGAAGTTTATGATCCAGCCTCCAACAGCTGGCGACAAGTAGCCGACATGAACATGTGTCGACGCAACGCGG gtgtgtgTGCTGTGAACAACTTACTGTATGTGGTGGGAGGAGATGATGGCAGCTGCAATTTGGCCTCTGTGGAGTTCTACAATCCAAACTCTGATAAGTGGACGCTACTGCCGAACTGCATGAGCACAGGCCGCAGTTATGCAG GTGTGACTGTGATTGACAAGCCCTTATGA